In one Candidatus Omnitrophota bacterium genomic region, the following are encoded:
- a CDS encoding M48 family metallopeptidase, with product MEQIKIHKIIRSKRRTVALVISPDAALTVRAPMRLPLDYIEKLVSKKSSWIKRKISDIQSRPKTRPKEFVDGEEFLYLGEAFRLKIVDEKQISIGEYLYFPRSMLLKAKENLKEWYKSQIKQRIEERIAWYARQAGVDNMSIAITGAQKRWGSCANKSSLNFSWRLAMAPLEVIDCVLAHELAHIKERNHSANFWCKVRALIPDYKKHVSWLKANEHLLHI from the coding sequence ATGGAACAGATTAAAATACATAAGATTATTAGGTCCAAGCGTCGGACAGTTGCGCTGGTTATAAGCCCGGATGCGGCTTTGACGGTGCGCGCGCCTATGCGCTTGCCGCTTGATTATATTGAAAAGCTTGTGAGTAAGAAAAGTTCCTGGATTAAAAGAAAGATAAGCGATATTCAATCCCGGCCAAAAACTAGGCCTAAAGAATTTGTTGATGGAGAAGAATTTTTGTATCTGGGAGAGGCTTTTAGACTGAAAATCGTGGATGAAAAACAGATATCAATCGGAGAATATTTATATTTTCCAAGAAGCATGCTTTTAAAGGCAAAAGAGAATCTTAAAGAATGGTATAAGAGCCAGATCAAGCAAAGAATAGAAGAGCGGATAGCTTGGTATGCGAGGCAAGCAGGAGTTGATAATATGTCTATCGCAATTACCGGCGCCCAGAAGCGCTGGGGTTCTTGCGCGAATAAGAGTAGCTTGAATTTTAGCTGGAGATTGGCCATGGCGCCGTTAGAGGTAATTGATTGCGTGCTGGCGCATGAGCTTGCGCATATAAAAGAGCGGAATCATTCAGCGAATTTCTGGTGTAAGGTCAGGGCGCTTATCCCCGATTATAAAAAACACGTAAGTTGGCTTAAAGCTAACGAACATTTATTGCATATATAG
- a CDS encoding cupin domain-containing protein, whose product MEIKVQKLSQEELDEMGVFEWPIWAKEVSRFNWHYDSVEECYILEGEVVIEPKDGQKISFGKGDFVTFPKGLSCVWDIKKAVRKHYNFR is encoded by the coding sequence ATGGAAATCAAAGTTCAGAAGTTAAGCCAGGAAGAGCTTGACGAGATGGGGGTTTTTGAATGGCCTATCTGGGCCAAAGAAGTTTCGCGGTTTAACTGGCATTATGATTCGGTAGAAGAGTGTTATATCTTAGAAGGCGAAGTCGTGATAGAGCCAAAAGACGGACAGAAGATAAGTTTTGGCAAGGGGGATTTTGTAACTTTCCCCAAAGGCCTTTCTTGCGTATGGGATATTAAGAAAGCTGTGCGCAAACACTATAATTTTCGCTAA
- a CDS encoding DUF6485 family protein, translating into MDCLNKKKNDAVCNCTYPGCPRHGVCCECIAYHRSNNELPACYFDKKAGRTYDRSMENFIKTKSGR; encoded by the coding sequence ATGGACTGCTTAAATAAGAAAAAGAATGATGCGGTATGTAACTGCACTTATCCCGGGTGTCCCAGGCATGGAGTGTGTTGTGAATGTATTGCCTATCATCGCTCAAACAATGAACTGCCGGCTTGTTATTTTGATAAAAAAGCTGGGCGCACCTATGACCGTTCAATGGAGAATTTCATAAAAACCAAAAGCGGCAGATAA
- a CDS encoding response regulator, giving the protein MNKKIMVVDDEVDVQKVLKARFESEGFSVDVASDGQEAWNKIQRQKPDLIILDHIMPVMDGFTLFKKIRQDLATRGIKVVMLTAKNRMKDTFEVFGVDDFLDKPCDAGMLVNRVTSLLQTKALVLTDNTSLVDRVSLALHKYNYVISPVNEERLFWEEVNKFKYNLLIVHLNLVTQDAGQFMLALKKSKNQDTSILLYSDANFDDSGIHQKRDIGRIKDTWLNAQATMFFDARISEQSFQQELDILVKSA; this is encoded by the coding sequence ATGAATAAGAAAATAATGGTTGTTGATGATGAAGTTGATGTGCAGAAAGTGCTAAAGGCTCGTTTTGAGTCTGAGGGGTTTTCTGTTGATGTTGCTTCAGATGGACAAGAGGCCTGGAATAAGATCCAGAGACAGAAGCCGGATTTGATAATTTTGGACCATATTATGCCGGTAATGGACGGGTTTACTTTGTTTAAGAAAATCCGCCAGGATCTGGCTACCCGCGGGATCAAGGTTGTCATGCTTACAGCTAAGAACAGGATGAAGGATACTTTTGAGGTTTTTGGGGTTGATGATTTTCTGGACAAACCTTGTGATGCGGGGATGTTGGTGAATCGGGTTACGTCTTTACTTCAGACCAAGGCGCTGGTATTGACAGACAATACCTCTTTGGTGGACCGGGTATCGCTTGCTTTGCATAAATATAATTACGTGATCAGCCCGGTTAATGAAGAGAGGCTTTTCTGGGAAGAGGTCAATAAATTTAAATATAATCTGCTTATTGTCCATCTTAATCTTGTAACGCAGGACGCGGGACAGTTTATGCTTGCGCTAAAGAAATCCAAGAATCAGGATACTTCGATTTTGCTGTATTCAGACGCTAACTTTGATGATTCTGGTATTCATCAAAAGCGGGATATCGGAAGGATTAAAGATACCTGGTTGAATGCTCAGGCTACGATGTTCTTTGACGCGCGCATTAGCGAGCAATCATTCCAGCAGGAATTGGATATTTTGGTAAAGTCTGCATAG
- the tadA gene encoding tRNA adenosine(34) deaminase TadA: protein MKKLDEFYMLEALKEAREAFEEDEVPVGCVIVHEGKIISRAHNQVERLKDPTAHAEMIALTSATNYLQQKWLNGAALYVTIEPCSMCAGALVLARVKNVFFGAADPKTGACGSVFNIAASKKLNHRIKAQGGVLKEDCAGLLTEFFRKKRAQNQ from the coding sequence ATGAAGAAATTAGATGAATTTTACATGCTTGAGGCCTTGAAAGAGGCCAGAGAAGCCTTTGAAGAGGATGAGGTTCCGGTTGGCTGCGTGATTGTGCATGAGGGGAAGATAATTTCCCGCGCACATAACCAGGTTGAGCGCCTCAAAGATCCTACCGCGCACGCCGAGATGATCGCTTTAACAAGCGCAACAAATTATCTGCAGCAGAAGTGGTTGAATGGCGCAGCGCTATATGTTACAATTGAACCTTGCAGTATGTGCGCCGGAGCGCTTGTCTTAGCCAGGGTAAAAAATGTATTTTTTGGCGCGGCCGACCCTAAAACCGGCGCCTGCGGCTCGGTGTTTAATATCGCCGCAAGTAAAAAATTGAATCATCGCATAAAGGCGCAAGGCGGCGTCTTAAAAGAAGATTGCGCTGGTCTTTTGACAGAATTCTTCCGCAAGAAGCGCGCGCAAAATCAATAA
- a CDS encoding prepilin-type N-terminal cleavage/methylation domain-containing protein, producing the protein MLKKGFALIEILIVTVIVLFLYFQLMNKYFKKGSVITDTQTQKALNEQGISTTSYKSIVNDTKSKIEGIQAQRAKELEEIKE; encoded by the coding sequence ATGCTTAAAAAAGGTTTTGCTTTAATAGAGATATTGATTGTTACGGTTATAGTTTTGTTTTTATACTTTCAGCTGATGAATAAATATTTTAAGAAGGGCTCGGTTATTACCGATACGCAAACTCAAAAAGCCCTTAACGAGCAGGGCATAAGCACCACAAGTTATAAATCCATTGTTAATGACACCAAGAGCAAGATTGAAGGCATCCAGGCCCAGCGCGCCAAGGAACTGGAGGAAATAAAAGAGTAG